TAACAAATCCTGTTTGTTGGTAAGTTTGAGGCTTTCTGCCAGTATACCATGTCTTATAATAATTTATAATGTTAATACAAACGTAATTACATCAAAGCCCAAGGGACACTCTgtaattgttttcttttcttttctgtcCGTTTGGGGCTTTTGCGTTTTCTCAACGAAAAAAATACGGTAGAATGCTGCAAATTTTGTAAGTGGGTGTTTTACCAAGGTCTGGTCATCCAATGGGTTAGTTTGGGAGGTCAAATTTCCATAAGGTTACATTGTTTCACTTTTACAGTCTTCCTGGACACAGAACATACCAGACTCGATTATTTTCCTTTCTTCTCTCCTGTTTAACTTTTTAGCAATGCAGTTTCAATGAGCATATATGTTTTCTAAAGGTCAGAGATAGAAACCAATACATCTCGTGGAATTAGAACAACCTACTTGTGGGTATACTGTGTCAACTTACTTGGTTTGATTGCTGAATATATAACGTATTGATACAATCAAGAAAAGCTTGGCAGATCATCCAAGAAATGATTGAAATAAAAAGAATATTGTAAAGTATAAGACTATTGAGCCCCACTTGAAAAGTCTAGAACTGTCAAGTAACTGCGCAAGATTAAGGAGCCAAAGAAATGGAAGTATTGTTTCAGAAAGATACCTTTGTTTGCTTGAACTCTGAACTTCCCATCTTCAGAAGCTGACCGAGCAGGTATTTGGATTGTAACACATACACATGATCCAGAATTCCCATGGAGATGGCGCATGAGAAGAATTACCCAGATATGAAGGAAACCATGGATTTTCAGAATTACTCAGAAGTACAatgcttttaatttttttttcaacCATTTCAGACAGAACAAAACATCTGAGATCACTTGGTAACTGGCAGAAAATCAAATAATTCTTTGTTGCAACTGACTTTTCTCCTTACAACAAAATAAAGTACATTCCTTAATCAAGAAGCTCCCTCCGACTAGTAGTAGTTGCAATATCTGCAGAAACAGTGAATCAAAGAGATGAGAAGCTGGAAAAAAATGAGGATGCATTATGCAAGCTCTTGGTGTATGCTTTGAGAAGGAAAGCAAGCAGAACTAGCGCATCTATATAGGTATATATATAACACAGTTTTCTAAGAATGGCATCGGCAGCGCTTGTTCGACTAAAGACAGTTTCTCTTGACAAAAGCAAGGTACATAGCTGATTCCACTCTGAATACAGGAGACAAACATGAATTGGTAAAAACAGGCATGCGCATGTCTAGTAAAAGCGGCAACATGCAGTACATCATATTGATACATAATAAACTAGTTCCAGCCCAAGATCCATGCCCGCCAATTCTTTCAAGCAGGGGAAAGAGGAGAATCATGGGCGCTCAACACAAGAATCAGAAGGAAGAGATGGAAATCTCAAACCCTAGATTTTTGGACGATGGTGCAGGTACTTACAGGAGAGAACCAAGCCATTGTTGTCGTTGCCGCCGGAGGTCATGTGCGGAGAGAAGTAGGTGACGGCACAGTTATCTCAGTTCAGTTGTGCAAGTTGTGGGGAAAGGAGAAACTAAAATTTTGCCAGAGGTGTAGGCTATGTCGACTCTGCCCCGTCGCCTCCGGTTGCCTACATCACGTTTTCTGTCACTGGCGTGGATCAGGCCATGATCCTGGCTATATCCAGCCTAACCAAAAGAGGCCTTATTTGGATTACCCTCTCGGCGCTGATCTCAACCAGAAACTCTGGCATTTACATGTTGCTCATTTCTACACAAATCCTTTGATGAAGAATAAGAGTGGACCGTGGCAGGCCTGCACAAGTGCACTGATTCATAACTCAGGGCATCCTTCAGACTCTTGCTTACAAAAGCGCCTTTCGCAGGGGCAGTGTAGATGACCAAGCATAACTTTATATTATTGGAATTTTCTCAAGAGATTTCAAAGGTTGATTCAAGTTACCCTGTTTGGTATAAACAATTGATTAGCATAATTGAATGTTACTTCCTTTAGAGGGCACTTCTTTCTAAGCATCTCAGCCACAACCTCCTCTGCTTCCTTCCATCGCTCAGCTCTACATGAACTTCAATGTAGAATTATAGGAAACGGTATCTGGCTTGCACGGCATAGTGCTTAATAACTTGTCGGCATCATACAGACGGCCTTGTTCAGAAAAGCCATTGATAAGGGCATTGTATGTGAAAATATCAGGTGTACTTCCATACTTTGGCATTTGCTCAACCACCTAGATTGCACGATCGATAAGCCCTTTTTGGCACAAGGAATTGATTAGTATATTGATGTGACTTCATTTGGGGGACAATCCTTTCTGGCCATCTTAGATATCATCTCCCCAGCTTCCTCCCATCGCGCAGCTCTGCACAAATCCTGTAGCACAGCACTGTAAAAAAAAATATCAGGCTTACATGGCATGCTTTGAAATTACTCAATGGCCGATTCCACAAGCTCTTGTTCAGCAAGGCCATGATAAGGCTACTGTACGTGACAATATCAGTGCAAAAGGTTGGATTACGTTTTGCTCAGATTATTGTTAATCCTGTAGCACATGCAAAAGGTTGTGCTTCTAAGATAAAtgtttttgttgttttttcaCCTAAAATGCTTAAATGATATAGATGTCGACGATGTTAAAACTTGAGAGTACTAATTTAGACTCTGTTATATGAAACAATAAAAATATTCAATTGTAGTGCCAGACTGCACAGCCATGTGGACATGTGGTGGTGGTAGAGAATCTGGATAATAAAACTGATTGATTCTGCTAACAACAAGTTGAGACCTTGTGACTTTGATCTGGCATGTTTCATGCACAAGAAGCAAGATCCACAAACCAAGGACATTAAAACAAAGTAAGTAGGCTCACAAAACACACATCAAGCATGAAATGGTGAAATGGATCAAAACTTCTGTTTCTCTTTCTATAGTATCATTTACATTTATACTATCTCGTGTATAAATATGGGAAAACTGTATGCAGATCAGCTATTCCTTAAAAGGTGGATGCCAATCAGAGTGTCAAGAGTGACTTGGGAGTATCTACGAGCTAAGGATGTTGAGTAGAGAAACTCTGCTCTGGACTAATTTCCTGAACAGATGTCCTACTCCACTCTCGAGATCTCCGATACTGCACTCTAGCTCCAACAATTGCTCCTCCTTGCAAACAGCTAACTTCTTCTTGTGAAATGCTTTGGAAACAAGAGACTGTTTAGGCATTTCGATTTGCTTTGACAAGAGATGAAGTGTGGACTCCAGCAGAGAGACAGAGATCTCTCTGGCCTTGGCCAACAGCATGACTATCCTGCAAGCTGCAGGAGCCTTCTTCGCAGTCTTCCTGAGATGTTTCTTGGCCTTCTTTGCCAAGCGGGTGTAAGATTGGATCTTGGCTTGAGAGGCTGCATCGTCGGCTTTCCTTAAAGCCACTTGCAGCTCTTGGATGATAGCCTTCATCTCGACGAAGATCTCTTGCATGGCACTGCAGAGATCTAGCAGCTCAAGAGAACCTTCAATTTCACCATCCAATATGTTCCTCTGCTGGGAGGAGCAAACTTGGCTGCTTGGTAGGCAAATAATCTCTTCAAGAGCATCGTAGATGTTTGCAAGACTCCTGAGACCATCGCACATCATGCTGATGGAATTGGAGGAAGAGATGCTTGCTTCTAGGCTGTGGAGTTCTTGCTCGACTTCGGTCTCACTGACGTGAGGCCTAGAAGGCAAACTTATCGATCTTAGGTAGAAAGCCATCTCTGAGCTTGATGCCTTTCTCTGTATTGTGGTTGATGAGAGGAGGAGAAGCAGAAAAGAAGAGCTTCTTGTTTGATGTATGTACAGTTCCACTGTCATCTATTTATACAGAAGTGTACAGCAGTGATGTAGCATCTGATTGGCAGGCACGAAGAATCATGCCATTACATCTCCCTGATGCTGTCTGCTATGCCTTGAGATCTGGCAGAAGCATAGAGATCACAACACTAAAGTCGTCTCATGTCCACTACAGTTTTTTATTATGTCTGCTGTCCTCGAGATGAACCACATTGTCATGTTCCACTTATTGGCAGCAAGGGCTAATAAAGAATGGTGTAGTTTGGTGGTGGATCCTGAGACAATTGCATCCTCAAGCTGTTATCTAGTGGAATGCTGCTGGCTACCGCATGTTCTTCATTTAATCAGGCATGTTTTCTTTTGTTGGATACTCATGGTTTAGAGCTGGCATTTTTATGTATTAGAAAACAAGATACATACAACGCACAAGGAACACAGAACTTTTTATTTGTTCAACATTTTATCCCCATCTTTTCAGTTTGAGCCACCCACAGTATGAGTAGCATGGTTATATGGCATCAAACGATAACATAGAAGAGGTTCTGAACTGTGCCCCTGCTCACCTGTCTTTTTTTGATGTTTTTAATACGATGCTATTTCTTTTTGGTAGACTAATTGATTCTCAAACATCGATGAGTTCTTTTTGGTGAAGTTTAGCATCCCAATAGGTTGTTTTTTCCTTTTCAGGCTATTGCTTCTTTTGCCAGCCAAATGATTCTGTTCTGCAACTGAGACGTATGGATGCTAACAAATCCTGTTTACTATTGATTTTGAAGCTTTCTACCATCATGTCTTAAAATAATTTCTAATGTTGATACAAACATAATCACATACCACCTCTCATTTCTAGAAGCCCACGGGTAAGTCTGTAATGGTTTTCTTTTTTGGCCCATTTGGGGCGTACTCTGTCTTTTCTAATTTTTCAATGGAATGAAACATGAGGCTTTTGCGCTTTCTCAAAAACACAAACATTAGAATACTGAATATTTTGTAAGTTAGTGTTTTACCCAAGTCTAGTTATTAGTATaatgtagtactccctccgtcccaaaattcttgtcttagatttgtctagatacggatgtatctaatactaaaacataacttgatacatccgtatttagacaagatacatccgtatctagacaaatctaagacaagaattttgggacggagtaTAACTTATGAGCGCACTGTATATTCTTCGCCAGCTATAGAAATGGGGTAATCTCCAATGGATTAGTTTGGGAGGTCAAACTTCCATAAGATTACATTGTTTTACAGTCTTCCTGTGCAGAGAACACAGCAGGCTAGTTATTTTCCTTTCTACTCTTCTGTTTAAATTTTAAGTTTGATTGCTGAATATGTAATGGATTGATACAATCAAGAAAAGCATAGCGGATGAAATGATTGAAACAAAAAGAATATTGTAGAGCCCCACTTGAAAAGTCTAGAACTGCCAAGTAACTGCACAAGATTAAAGAGCCAAAGAAATGGAAGTATCATGCCAGAAAGATACCTTTGTTTGCTTGAACTCTGAACTTCCCATCTTCAGAAGCTGACCGAGCAGCTATTTGGATTGTAACACATACACATCATCCAGAATTTCCATGGAGAAGGTGCATGAGCAGAATTACCCAGATATGAATGAAACCATGGGTTTTCAGAATTACTCAGAAGTacaatgcttttcaattttcaaccatttcagaTAGAATAATATATCTGAGCACACTTGGTAACTGACAAATAATTATTTGTTGCAACTGACTTTTCTCCTTACAATAAAATATAGTTTGTTCCTTAATCAAGAAGCTCCCTCCTGCTAGCAGCAGTTGCAATATCTGCAGAAACAGTGAATTAAACAGATGAGAAGCTGCCAGAAAATAAGGATGCATTAAGCAGGCTCTTGGTGTATGCTTTGAGAAGGAAAGCAAGCAAGCTAGCACATCTATATAACACAAAGTTTTCTTGTAACAACATGAATGATAAGAATGGCATTGGCAGTACTTGTTCAACTAAAGACAGTTTCTTTTCACAAATAAAGTTAGGTACATAGCTGATTCTACTCTGAACCAATACAGGAGACAGACATGAATCGGTAAAAAGAGGCATGTCTAGTAAAAGCAACAACGTGCAGTACATCATAGTGACACTGACACAGAATAAACAAGTTCCAGCCCAAGATCCATGCCCCCCAATTCTTTTGAACAGGGGAAGGAGAATCAGGGGCCTGGATTTTCAGAGGAGGATTTAGGTACTTACAGGAGAGAAGCAAGCCACCTTGTCATCGTCACCGGCGCTCATGCACGGAGAGAGGTAGGTGGCAGCACAGTCGTCTCAGTTTGATTGTGCAAATTGCAGGAAATGAAAGGTTTGCTGGAGAGATGTAGGCCTCCACCGTGTCCTCGTTGCCTCCAGTTGCCTACCTCGCGTTTTCTGGCACTAGCATGGACCGGGCCATGATCCCGGCCAACCAAAAGATGCACTATTTGGATTAGCCTTTCCGCGCTGATCTCAACCAGAAACTCTGGCAGTATCCTGTTGCTCATTTCTACACAAATCCATTGATGAAGCATAAGAGCAGACTGTGGCAGGCCTGTAGTACCCTTCAGGCTCTTGCTTACAAAATCTCCTTTGGCAGGGGCAGTGTAGATGGCAAAGCATAACTTCATAATTGGCATTTTCTGAAGAGATTCAAAAGGTTGACTCAAGTTACCCTGTTTGGTACAAATAATCGATTAGCATACTTGAATGTTACTTCATTTGGAGGGCACTTCTTTCTAAGCATCTCAGCCACAACCTCCTCTGCTTCCTTCCATCGTTCAGCTCGACATAAACCCTTCAATGCAGAATTATAGGACACGGCATCAGGCTTGCATGACATGGTGCTTAATATCTTGCGGGCATCATCCAGACGGCCTTGTTCAGAAAAGCCATTGATAAGGGCATTGTATGTGAAAATATCAGGTGTACTTCCATACTTTGGCATTTGCTCGAAAACCTCAATTGCACGATCAACAAGCCCTTTCTGGCACAGGGAATTGATTAGTATATTGAATGTGATTTCATTTGGGGGGCAATCCTTTCTAGCCATCTTAGATATAAGCTCCCCAGCATCCTCCCATCGCGCAGCTTTGCACAAACCCTTCAGCACAGCATTGTAGCCAAAGATATCAGGCTTGCATGGCATGCTTTGAAACAACTCAATGGCTGATTCGACAAGCCCTTGTTCAGAAAGGCCATTAATAAGGCTACTGTATGTGACAATATCAGGTGTACATCCAAAGTTTGGCATTTGCTCAAACACTTCAATTGCGTAGTTTACCCGGCCACTCTGGCACAGCGAATCAATGAGTATATTGAAAGTCATTTCAATTAGGGGACAGTCCTCCCTAAGCATCTGCCCTATAAGCTCCTCGGCATCATCCCATCGCTCAGCTCTGCATAAACCCTTCAACGCGGCGTTGAAGCTAATGACGTCAGGACTGCACGGCATGCTGTTTAGTAACTTGAGCGCGTCCTCCACACGCCCTTGTTCTGAAAAGGAATATATCAGCGTATTGTAAATGACAACATCAGGTCTGCACCCATACTTGTGCATCTGCTCGAGGACTTCCACCGCACAATCAACCAGCCCATTCTGGCACAAGCAACTGGTTAGCATACTGAATGTCGCTTCGTTTGGCAGGCAGTCTTTCTTAACCATCCCCACAATCAGCTCTCCGACATCCTCCCAACGCTGAGCGATGCACAAACCTTTCAGCGCGGCGTTGTAACAAACAGTGTTGGGCTTGCAGAGCATGCCGTTGAGCAGCTCGATGGCGTCGTCGACACGCCCTTGCTCCGAGAACCCATTCACCAGGGTGCTGTAAATGACAACATCGGGCGTGCATCCGTACCTAGGCATTCGGTCGAGCAGCTGAACGGCGCGGTCGAGCAGCCCGTTCTGGCAGAAAGCGCGGATCTGGGTGGCGAACGTCACCTCGTTGGGAGGGCAATGGTTCCTGACCATCTCGGCCATGAGCTCCTCGGCGTCCTCCCACTGCCGGGCGCCACACAGGCCCATGAGCACGGTGTTGTAGGTGTAGGTGTCCGGCGCGACGGGCATGGAGGCGATGAGGGCGAGCGCGTCGGCGAGCCTGCCGGAGCGGCAGTAGCCGTTGATGAGCGTGGTGTAGGTGACGACGTTGGCGGCCCCGGAGAGGGCCGCCGCCGCGAGGGCGCGCTCGGCGTCCGCCAGCCGGCCGTCGCGGCAGTAGCCGGCGACGAGGGTGTTGTGGGAGACGGGGTCCGCCGCGCCGGCCGCCTTGAGCGCGTCGAGCACGCGCTCCGcgtcggcgaggcggcgctgcGCGCAGAGCTTCTTGATGAGGATGTTGCAGGCGACGACGGCCGGCGGGTCGGGGGAGGCGCCGAGGAGGCGGAGCGCGGCGTCCAGGTCCCCGAGCTGGACCAGGCGGCGGAGCTTCTGGCCGGCCTGGCCGGGCCGGGACGGGGCGGCCGGGTTGACCCATATGGAGTTGGCCGCGCCGGCGCCGCGCTCCGGCGGGGCCCTGCCGCGGCTCACCCACCTGGAGGCGGCCAGGCGGATgcggaggcggaggcggtggGCTGTGGGCGGGTTTGGAGGGGCCGGGAAAGGGAAGGGGTGGTGGGTGGATGCCGCGGCggacggcgacgaggaggaggaggagaaagcgGCGGCCATTGTCGAGGTGGAGCTCTGGCGATAAGTGTTTGGGTGTGGTCTCTGTCTCTCGCCCCTCTTCACAATTCCCCTCCAGTCAAACATTGCTTGTTCTTCTCGTGTAGTAATGAACTTTTTCACTGTGTCAACTTGCTTTTTCACTAGACTTTTTGAACACTGATTGTCAAATACTAGTACCTCCGTCCGGAATTAGTTGTCGTCGCGGAATGAGTATTATGTTAAGTGTCAAGGTTGTAATTTTTTTATGATTTTGCTAATCCTCACTCAAATCTCACTCGACCTCTCACCGTATGGTTTTACACCAAGATTCATGCAGATTTTCCTTCCTGGTTTTCTGTTTTTCCTTTCTGCACTTGGGAAACCTAGAAATTCCAGTACGCGCGACTACAGTTGCCTGCCCGCCAGTAGCACACTACTATAGATGCGGTTCACTCATCCCAGTGCGGAATTATAATTGCATTTGTTGGCAATGTGCAAATACATTTATCATTTTCTAACAAATAAACATGGCATGTATGAGCGCTTTGCGTCTGTACTGATGTTCAAAAAGAACATGGCAGCAAAAATAGGAAAGTAAAAAGGGGAAAACTGAAAGAAGAATAAAAATatgaaaaagaaacaacaaaaTGTTCTATGATGATGCGAGCTGCTCATATATGAGATCTAGCCATGCTATTTCTTAATGACTCAGGTTGTAACTTTAAACAAACTCGTAAAAATAGTTATATTATTAAACAATTAAACACCGATCAGAAATATAGAAGGAACTTTTTCTGAAAGCTCCGCTCTCAGGCATTTTATTCATTCAGCGGCAACCTGTCTGAGCTCAAACTGAGCCTCGGAAAACCAGGGATTACATCAGAGTAGTTTACAATACTCTCCTGTAAAAGAGTTTTCTTTTGCACAAGTATGTGCTACAGAATTAATAGTACGACTAGTATGGTGAAGCTCAAATCCCTACAAACTAACACTATGCTCTTCCATCTCCTGGAGAATAAAGTGAAAACCTACTGGTTTCCCCTTAGACCTGCTCTCCCACAACTGTTTTGAAGTCAAGCAATCAGTTTCAATTATCACTATTGTGAAACTCCTTTCCCGTGCCATTAGTAGTGCATCTTGGTAGGCCGAAATTTCCAAATTCAAGGGGTCAACCACTCCCATATACCTTGTACATTTAGCACTGATAAATTTACCTTCATGATCTCTCGCCATTGCCCCCTAGCACATTGGCCAATGAAAATGTCCACCGCTGTGTCAACATTTATTTTAGTCCGGCCCTCAACAGGAATAGACCATTTCGTCGGCTTTACTTGATCATTCTTCCTCACAACAGGAGGAAATTCCAGTGCCCTCATGAGCTCTTTAACTAGTACCATAGACTGATTTGGTTGGTAAGTCACCTCATTGTGTGTGCAGCGGTTGCGATTGATCAAGATGGCCCACATGACCATCACGCATAGCGTCGCTACATCTCCCCTAATCAGAAGTCTACAAGGAACTTGATATCAAACGCTATACACGTTATTTTCTTCTTCAATTACTTGCATTACAATAGATATCATGGCCAATGTCACCTATAATGTTTAGATTGTGGCTTGAAGTTAGGGTTTCAGAaaggcggcgggggggggggggggggggggtagggttGTATGTTAGCTCATTTTTTAGTTGATTGCCACATGATTTTTCATTGTGACGAAGTGTTTATAATACTCTGAGGCCGGAGGATTTCACAATCTTCTACGAATTAAGCTAGCACTCCTACAATATTGACAACGATCAAAACCGGGTGGTAGGGGGGCATTGGCCCCCTCCCCTGCACAGCCTTTTGAAGAAGGGTAAACAGTACTAGTATGTACAtagtagtagtaggagtagtagtagCAGATATATATACCGTGGTGTGTTGGGGTGCCTAGGCCATCTGCAGCCCTGCTGGCTGGCGCAAGCGCCTGCTCCATCGTGTCGCAGAGGTACCATCTGACGGCCACACCTGataaatgaaggaaatatgccctagaggcaataataaagttattatttatttccttatatcatgataaatgtttattattcatgctagaattgtattaaccggaaacatgatacatgtgtgaatacatagacaaacagagtgtcactagtatgcctctacttgactagctcgttgatcaaagatggttatgtttcctagccatagacatgagttgtcatttgattaatgggatcacatcattaggagaatgatgtgattgacttgacccattccgttagcttagcactcgatcgtttagtatgttgctattgctttcttcatgacttatacatgttcctatgactatgagattatgcaactcccgtctaccggaggaacactttgtgtgctaccaaacgtcacaacgtaactgggtgattataaaggtgctctacaggtgtctccgaaggtacttgttgggttggcgtatttcgagattaggatttgtcactccgattgccggagaggtatctctcggccctctcggtaatacacatcacttaagccttgcaagcattgcaactaatgagtttgttgcgagatgatgtattacggaacaagtaaagagacttgccggtaacgagattgaactaggtattaagataccgacgatcgaatctcgggcaagtaacataccgatgacaaagggaacaacgtatgttgttatgcggtttgaccgataaaaatcttcgtagaatatgtgggagccaatatgggcatccaggtcccgctattggttattgaccggagacgtgtctcgatcatgtctacatagttctcgaacccgtagggtccgcacgcttaacgttacgatgacagttttattatgagtttatgagttttgatgtaccgaaggagttcggagtcccggatgagatcggggacatgacgaggagtctcgaaatggtcgagacgtaaagatcgatatattggacgactatattcggacatcggaaaggttccgagtgattcgggtatttttcggagtaccgaaaagttgcgggaattcgtattgggccttaacgggccatacgggaaaggagagaaaggccccaaagggtggccgcacccctccccatggactagtctgaattggactagggagggggggcgcccccttccttccttctccttctcccttcccttctcctactccaacaaggaaaggaggggtcctactcccggtgggagtaggactccccccttggcgcgccctcctcgtaggccggccgcctccccccttgcccctttatatacgggggcagggggcaccccatagacacaacaattgatctattgatctcttagccgtgtgcggtgccccctccaccatattacacctcgataaatatcgtagcgatgcttaggcgaagccctgcgtcggtagaacatcatcatcgtcaccacgccgtcgtgctgacgaaactctccctcaacacttggctggatcggagttcgagggacgtcatcgagctgaacgtgtgctgaactcggaggtgccgtacgttcgatacttgatcggtcggatcgtgaagacgtacgactacatcaaccgcgttgtgttaacgcttccactttcggtctacgagggtacgtggacaacactctcccctcttgttgctatgcatcaccatgatcttgcgtgttcgtaggaaattttttgaaattactacgttccccaacagtggcatccgagccaggttttatgcgttgatgttatgcacgagtagaacacaagtgagttgtgggcgatataagtcatactgcttaccagcatgtcatactttggttcgacggtattgtgagatgaagcggccctgaccggcattacacgtacgcttacgcgagactggtttcaccgttgcgagcactcgttgcttaaaggtgaccggcgggtgtctgtctctctcactttagttgaaccgagtgtggctacgcccggtccttgcgaaggttaaaacagcaccaacttgacaaactatcgttgtggttttgatgcgtaggtaagaacggttcttgctaagcccatagcagccacgtaaaacttgcaacaacaaagtagaggacgtctaacttgtttttgcagggcatgttgtgatgtgatatggtcaagacatgatactgaattttattgtatgagatgatcatgttttgtaaccgagttatcggcaactggcaggagccatatggttgtcgctttattgtatgcaatgcaatcgccatgtaattgttttactttatcactaagcggtagcgatagtcgtagaagcaatagttggcgagacaacaacgatgcttcgatggagatcaaggtgtcacgccgatgacgatggtgatcatgacggtgcttcggagatggagatcacaagcacaagatgatgatggccatatcatatcacttatattgattgcatgtgatgtttatcttttatgcatcttatcttgctttgattgacggtagcattataagatgatccttcactaaattatcaaagtataagtgttctccctgagtatgcaccgttgtgaaagttcttcgtgctgagacaccacgtgatgatcgggtgtgataggctctacgttcaaatacaacgggtgcaaaatagttgcacacgcggaatactcaggttaaacttgacgagcctagcatataacagatatggcctcggaacacggagaccgaaaggtcgagcgtgaatcatatagtagatatgatcaacatagtgatgttcaccgttgaaactactccatctcacgtgatgatcggacatggtttagttgatatggatcacgtgatcacttagaggattagagggatgtctatctaagtgggagttcttaagtaatatgattaattaaacttaaatttatcatgaacttagtcctgatagtattttgcaaattatgttgt
The Aegilops tauschii subsp. strangulata cultivar AL8/78 chromosome 3, Aet v6.0, whole genome shotgun sequence genome window above contains:
- the LOC109740742 gene encoding uncharacterized protein, giving the protein MTVELYIHQTRSSSFLLLLLSSTTIQRKASSSEMAFYLRSISLPSRPHVSETEVEQELHSLEASISSSNSISMMCDGLRSLANIYDALEEIICLPSSQVCSSQQRNILDGEIEGSLELLDLCSAMQEIFVEMKAIIQELQVALRKADDAASQAKIQSYTRLAKKAKKHLRKTAKKAPAACRIVMLLAKAREISVSLLESTLHLLSKQIEMPKQSLVSKAFHKKKLAVCKEEQLLELECSIGDLESGVGHLFRKLVQSRVSLLNILSS